One stretch of Diabrotica undecimpunctata isolate CICGRU chromosome 5, icDiaUnde3, whole genome shotgun sequence DNA includes these proteins:
- the LOC140440785 gene encoding uncharacterized protein: protein MKYLYLVFIACIFTYVSGSQTQLKNQQQVCACQDVLNTIYNDLVQQEACLNQTITDICQLETELNEIDDIIDKQEDALVDISAELAALTVTKNYINRLLNDGRNVLQCIIDNLNEIAEGIEENNNNDADGQQCQINDILSVSWQVEECKNGNSCPAPA from the exons ATGAAGTAtctgtatttggtttttattgcTTGTATCTTCACCTACGTTTCCGGATCTCAGACACAGCTTAAAA atcAACAACAAGTTTGTGCCTGCCAAGATGTTTTAAATACCATTTACAATGATCTCGTACAGCAAGAAGCATGTTTAAATCAAACGATTACTGATATTTGTCAACTGGAAACAGAGCTAAACGAAATCGACGATATTATTGACAAACAAGAAGACGCACTAGTAGACATCTCGGCTGAACTGGCTGCACTTACTGTAACTAAGAACTACATTAATCGTTTACTTAATGACGGAAGGAATGTCCTACAATGTATCATAGACAATCTCAACGAAATCGCTGAAGGTATTGAAGAGAACAACAATAATGATGCTGACGGACAACAATGTCAAATTAACGATATTCTAAGTGTTTCTTGGcaagttgaagaatgtaagaaCGGAAACTCCTGTCCTGCTCCTGCTTAA
- the LOC140440787 gene encoding uncharacterized protein, which translates to MKYFVLFACCVAYISASALNFQPFLSVTVDPCACRQSLEEVWNKTLDLNRNLNQVNRTLTNLTVVLEKNVTNELNNQQDQLCQVQESLDVLVNLENSTTSVLQQQICNLTEIVDDLGEACENIECLEQKVDEQTCILANVQNVALVALDDCVNSTCTTSVGQSA; encoded by the exons atgaagtattttgtactGTTCGCTTGCTGTGTTGCATACATTTCAGCCTCGGCCCTTAACTTTCAGC CTTTTCTATCAGTCACCGTAGATCCATGTGCGTGCAGACAAAGTTTAGAGGAAGTATGGAACAAAACACTAGACCTTAATAGAAATTTGAATCAAGTAAACCGCACTCTAACCAATTTAACAGTAGTACTCGAAAAAAATGTGACAAATGAGCTGAACAATCAACAGGATCAACTCTGCCAAGTACAAGAAAGTCTCGACGTCTTAGTAAACTTAGAAAATAGTACCACATCTGTCCTTCAACAACAAATTTGTAACCTGACGGAAATAGTAGATGACTTGGGAGAAGCTTGCGAAAATATTGAATGTTTGGAACAGAAAGTCGATGAGCAGACATGCATCTTAGCTAATGTTCAGAATGTTGCTCTGGTAGCTCTTGATGACTGTGTTAATAGCACTTGCACGACCTCTGTCGGTCAATCTGCGTAA